In Nocardioides palaemonis, a single genomic region encodes these proteins:
- the pntB gene encoding Re/Si-specific NAD(P)(+) transhydrogenase subunit beta: MGVESFVTGAYILAALLFILALAGLSKHETARRGNAFGMAGMGLALVATLLLVLRYLTEDLLVDKTSIWVGLVIIALAGSVGATIGIRLARSVEMTGMPELIAMMHSFVGLAAVLVGYNTFIEAASLFGDVGVAPDGIHNGEVFLGVFIGAVTFTGSVVANRKLAAKMSSAPMMLPGRHLLNLAILVASAVLMVWFMLSDGWIGLVPLGLMTVLALVLGFHLVAAIGGGDMPVVVSMLNSYSGWAAAAAGFMLGNDLLIVTGALVGSSGAILSYIMCRAMNRSFVSVIAGGFGSDGAVSGEARDYGEHREIQADAVADLLAGASSVVITPGYGMAVAQAQYPVAELTKRLREKGVDVRFGIHPVAGRLPGHMNVLLAEAKVPYDIVLEMDEINDDLPDTDVVLVIGANDTVNPAAMEEPGSPIAGMPVLEVWKAKDVIVFKRSMATGYAGVQNPLFFKDNTQMLFGDAKDKVNEIVAALG; the protein is encoded by the coding sequence ATCGGCGTGGAGTCCTTCGTCACCGGCGCCTACATCCTCGCGGCGCTGCTCTTCATCCTCGCCCTCGCCGGGCTGAGCAAGCACGAGACCGCGCGGCGCGGCAACGCCTTCGGCATGGCCGGCATGGGCCTGGCGCTGGTCGCCACGCTGCTGCTGGTCCTGCGCTACCTCACCGAGGACCTGCTGGTCGACAAGACGTCGATCTGGGTGGGGCTGGTGATCATCGCGCTCGCCGGCTCGGTCGGCGCGACGATCGGGATCCGGCTCGCGCGCAGCGTGGAGATGACCGGCATGCCCGAGCTGATCGCGATGATGCACAGCTTCGTGGGCCTCGCCGCCGTGCTGGTCGGCTACAACACCTTCATCGAGGCGGCGTCGCTCTTCGGCGACGTCGGCGTCGCCCCCGACGGCATCCACAACGGCGAGGTGTTCCTCGGCGTCTTCATCGGCGCCGTGACCTTCACCGGCTCGGTCGTCGCCAACCGCAAGCTGGCCGCGAAGATGAGCTCGGCGCCGATGATGCTGCCGGGGCGCCACCTGCTCAACCTGGCGATCCTCGTCGCGTCCGCCGTGCTGATGGTGTGGTTCATGCTGTCCGACGGGTGGATCGGGCTGGTGCCGCTGGGCCTGATGACGGTCCTCGCGCTGGTGCTCGGCTTCCACCTCGTCGCCGCCATCGGCGGCGGCGACATGCCGGTCGTGGTGTCGATGCTCAACAGCTACTCCGGGTGGGCGGCGGCCGCGGCCGGCTTCATGCTCGGCAACGACCTGCTGATCGTCACCGGAGCCCTGGTCGGCTCGTCGGGTGCGATCCTCAGCTACATCATGTGCCGGGCGATGAACCGCTCGTTCGTCAGCGTCATCGCCGGCGGGTTCGGCTCCGACGGCGCGGTGAGCGGCGAGGCCCGCGACTACGGCGAGCACCGCGAGATCCAGGCCGACGCGGTCGCCGACCTGCTGGCCGGCGCCTCGTCGGTCGTGATCACCCCGGGCTACGGCATGGCCGTGGCCCAGGCGCAGTACCCGGTCGCGGAGCTGACGAAGCGGCTGCGCGAGAAGGGAGTCGACGTGCGCTTCGGCATCCACCCGGTCGCGGGCCGCCTCCCGGGGCACATGAACGTGCTGCTCGCCGAGGCGAAGGTGCCCTACGACATCGTGCTGGAGATGGACGAGATCAACGACGACCTCCCCGACACCGACGTCGTGCTGGTCATCGGCGCCAACGACACCGTCAACCCCGCGGCGATGGAGGAGCCGGGGTCGCCGATCGCGGGCATGCCGGTGCTCGAGGTCTGGAAGGCGAAGGACGTCATCGTCTTCAAGCGGTCCATGGCCACCGGCTACGCCGGCGTGCAGAACCCGCTCTTCTTCAAGGACAACACCCAGATGCTCTTCGGCGACGCCAAGGACAAGGTCAACGAGATCGTGGCTGCGCTCGGCTGA
- a CDS encoding Re/Si-specific NAD(P)(+) transhydrogenase subunit alpha, which produces MRIGIPRESRPGETLVAATATTASRLAALGYDVVVEQDAGAAADQPDTAYADAGVTVGSSDDVWSSDVVVKVNAPSDEELARLRPGATVVGLLAPARSPELVERLAAAGVTALAMDAVPRISRAQSMDVLSSMANVAGYRAVIEAAHEFGRLFTGQVTAAGKVPPARVFVVGAGVAGLAAIGAAGSLGAVVRAFDVRPEVAEQVESMGAQFVTVEMEQEVSSDGYAKEMTAEQEAATAAMYDEEARAADIVITTALIPGRPAPLLVTAETVAAMRPGSVVVDMAAANGGNVAATVADEKVVTAGGVTVLGYTDLAGRLAAQTSQLYGTNVVNLLTLLTPEKDGRLTLDLDDVIQRGITVTRDGATMWPPPPVQVSAAPTTTAPAAPEPAPAKAPPDPRRRWYAAGLAAVLFLALATAAPASFLPSLTVFVLAVVIGFYVIGNVHHALHTPLMSVTNAISGIIVVGAILQAPVDNVAVQVIAGIAILLASINVFGGFLVTRRMLNMFQKG; this is translated from the coding sequence GTGCGCATCGGCATCCCCCGCGAGTCCCGTCCCGGCGAGACGCTGGTCGCGGCCACCGCGACCACGGCCTCCCGGCTCGCCGCCCTCGGCTACGACGTCGTCGTCGAGCAGGACGCGGGCGCCGCGGCCGACCAACCCGACACGGCGTACGCCGACGCGGGCGTCACCGTCGGGTCCTCCGACGACGTGTGGTCCAGCGACGTCGTGGTGAAGGTCAACGCGCCCTCCGACGAGGAGCTCGCGCGGCTGCGGCCCGGCGCGACCGTCGTCGGCCTGCTGGCACCCGCGCGCAGCCCCGAGCTCGTCGAGCGCCTCGCGGCGGCCGGCGTGACCGCGCTCGCGATGGACGCGGTGCCCCGCATCTCGCGGGCGCAGTCGATGGACGTGCTGTCCAGCATGGCCAACGTCGCCGGCTACCGCGCGGTGATCGAGGCGGCGCACGAGTTCGGCCGGCTGTTCACCGGCCAGGTCACCGCCGCCGGCAAGGTCCCGCCGGCGCGGGTCTTCGTCGTCGGTGCCGGCGTCGCCGGTCTCGCCGCCATCGGTGCCGCGGGCTCGCTGGGCGCGGTGGTGCGCGCGTTCGACGTACGCCCCGAGGTGGCCGAGCAGGTCGAGTCGATGGGCGCACAGTTCGTCACGGTCGAGATGGAGCAGGAGGTCTCCTCCGACGGCTACGCCAAGGAGATGACCGCCGAGCAGGAGGCCGCGACCGCGGCGATGTACGACGAGGAGGCGCGCGCCGCCGACATCGTCATCACGACCGCGCTCATCCCCGGGCGCCCCGCACCGCTCCTGGTCACCGCCGAGACGGTCGCGGCGATGCGCCCCGGCTCGGTCGTCGTCGACATGGCCGCGGCCAACGGCGGCAACGTCGCGGCGACCGTGGCCGACGAGAAGGTGGTCACCGCGGGCGGCGTGACCGTCCTGGGCTACACCGACCTCGCCGGGCGCCTCGCGGCCCAGACCAGCCAGCTCTACGGCACCAACGTCGTCAACCTGCTCACGCTGCTCACCCCGGAGAAGGACGGGCGGCTCACCCTCGACCTCGACGACGTCATCCAGCGCGGCATCACCGTCACGCGGGACGGGGCGACCATGTGGCCCCCGCCGCCGGTCCAGGTCTCGGCCGCGCCGACCACCACCGCCCCGGCCGCACCGGAGCCCGCGCCCGCGAAGGCGCCACCGGACCCCCGCCGGCGGTGGTACGCCGCCGGGCTGGCCGCGGTGCTGTTCCTCGCCCTCGCGACCGCCGCGCCGGCGAGCTTCCTGCCCAGCCTGACCGTCTTCGTGCTCGCGGTGGTGATCGGCTTCTACGTCATCGGCAACGTCCACCACGCGCTGCACACGCCGCTCATGAGCGTCACCAACGCCATCAGCGGGATCATCGTGGTCGGCGCGATCCTCCAGGCGCCCGTCGACAACGTCGCCGTCCAGGTGATCGCCGGGATCGCGATCCTGCTCGCCAGCATCAACGTCTTCGGTGGCTTCCTGGTCACCCGGCGGATGCTCAACATGTTCCAGAAGGGCTGA
- the upp gene encoding uracil phosphoribosyltransferase, whose amino-acid sequence MRLHVVNHPLVSHKLTVLRDQDTDSPTFRRLTDELVTLLAYEATREVRVEPMGITTPVGPTTGVYLAQPKPMVVPILRAGLGMLDGMMRLLPTAEVGFLGMVRNEETLEASTYAERLPEDLSGRQCYVLDPMLATGGTLAAAIRFLTDRGADDITAICLLVAPEGVANLEAGLEGLDVPVTVVTAAQDEKLNDKGYIVPGLGDAGDRLYGVAH is encoded by the coding sequence ATGCGCCTGCACGTGGTGAACCACCCCCTCGTCTCCCACAAGCTCACGGTCCTCCGCGACCAGGACACCGACTCCCCGACCTTCCGTCGGCTGACCGACGAGCTGGTCACCCTCCTCGCCTACGAGGCGACCCGCGAGGTGCGCGTCGAGCCGATGGGCATCACCACCCCGGTCGGCCCGACCACCGGCGTCTACCTCGCCCAGCCCAAGCCGATGGTGGTCCCGATCCTGCGGGCCGGACTCGGCATGCTCGACGGGATGATGCGGCTGCTGCCGACGGCCGAGGTCGGCTTCCTCGGCATGGTCCGCAACGAGGAGACCCTCGAGGCGTCGACCTACGCCGAGCGCCTGCCCGAGGACCTGTCCGGGCGCCAGTGCTACGTCCTCGACCCGATGCTCGCGACCGGCGGCACGCTCGCCGCCGCGATCCGGTTCCTCACCGACCGCGGCGCCGACGACATCACCGCGATCTGCCTGCTCGTCGCCCCCGAGGGCGTCGCCAACCTCGAGGCCGGCCTCGAGGGCCTCGACGTCCCGGTCACGGTCGTCACCGCCGCCCAGGACGAGAAGCTCAACGACAAGGGCTACATCGTCCCGGGCCTCGGCGACGCCGGCGACCGGCTCTACGGCGTCGCGCACTGA